In Methanobacterium paludis, the following proteins share a genomic window:
- a CDS encoding response regulator, giving the protein MSDENILIVEDEMILAMSMKQELMNLDYNIVDVVDTGEKAIKSANELKPDLIMMDITLKGKMDGIESAKQINENLDIPIIYMTAYSNDDVLNRIIKTKTYGYLCKPFEKEEMNTAIKTIISKHKSRIEIIN; this is encoded by the coding sequence ATGTCTGATGAAAATATTTTGATAGTTGAAGATGAGATGATCTTAGCAATGAGTATGAAACAGGAACTGATGAATCTAGATTATAACATTGTAGATGTAGTTGATACTGGTGAAAAAGCAATTAAGTCCGCTAATGAACTGAAACCGGATCTAATCATGATGGACATAACATTAAAAGGAAAAATGGACGGTATAGAATCTGCAAAACAAATAAATGAAAATTTAGATATTCCAATCATTTATATGACAGCATATTCAAACGACGACGTGTTAAATCGTATTATAAAAACTAAAACCTATGGTTATTTATGTAAACCTTTCGAAAAAGAAGAAATGAATACTGCTATCAAAACAATTATTTCCAAACATAAATCAAGGATTGAAATTATCAATTAA
- a CDS encoding ATP-binding protein has product MCEFCIQHGAGKKWFLESKNYAEKLASSGGRDEFIEDFFRNYEKNYRRKTREMDIAGKIPFIQGYAKVKLNNYFSQKHAGQVISLEDATAICSIPGRVSVIDCPCQKYLFGKGEKKCILFGTTADIVENIPEFSGLSDMGCENVTELLESVESNGAIHTVWTFLTPYIGAICNCDNQGCLLFHLKNQYKSSKIIFKGHEVAKVNHDACTGCGKCRDVCQFAGISINNGKAEINPNCHGCGVCRRFCPEESIDLVPRIKL; this is encoded by the coding sequence ATGTGTGAATTTTGTATTCAACATGGTGCTGGCAAAAAATGGTTTTTAGAGAGCAAGAATTATGCCGAAAAACTGGCGTCTTCCGGTGGAAGAGATGAATTCATCGAGGATTTTTTTAGAAACTATGAAAAGAACTACAGAAGAAAAACCAGAGAAATGGATATCGCTGGAAAAATACCCTTCATCCAAGGGTATGCAAAGGTGAAACTTAATAATTATTTTTCTCAAAAACATGCAGGGCAGGTGATTTCACTGGAAGATGCCACTGCCATCTGCAGCATCCCTGGAAGAGTCAGTGTTATAGACTGCCCATGCCAGAAATACTTATTCGGTAAAGGAGAGAAAAAATGTATACTCTTTGGAACAACAGCTGACATCGTGGAAAATATCCCTGAATTCTCAGGACTGTCTGATATGGGATGTGAAAATGTTACAGAATTATTAGAATCAGTCGAATCGAATGGTGCTATACATACAGTATGGACATTCCTAACCCCTTACATTGGAGCTATATGCAACTGTGATAATCAAGGTTGTTTGTTATTTCACCTTAAAAATCAATATAAATCTTCTAAGATAATATTCAAGGGGCATGAGGTAGCAAAGGTGAATCACGATGCATGTACTGGATGTGGAAAATGCAGAGATGTCTGTCAATTTGCTGGAATTTCAATTAATAACGGAAAAGCAGAGATAAATCCTAATTGTCACGGTTGTGGTGTTTGCAGGAGGTTTTGCCCTGAAGAGTCGATTGATCTGGTCCCAAGGATTAAACTCTGA
- a CDS encoding ABC transporter permease: MSFLSLVVKNPFRNKTRTSLAIVGIAIGITIIVAMGMITSGLQSSTQSTLKAGAAEITVTNASSNSFGSSGGTLAQSWVTKVENISGVKTAAGFLSVSNSSSSNTSGSSTSSSSGSSPGGSSMGGLTIIGIDSTQLSLAGVSSTDVNGSLFSNGSTSEVIIGKNSAQSLNKTIGDTINLYGKDFTITGIYQTGNIMQDQNVYMSLNTLQNITNNTGKISSIYVKDADNTNDTQVSNAIKAAYPNDLSTTTAEDQANKMNSIMGTIDSASWAISLLAIFIGGIGVINTMIMSVFERTREIGVLKAVGWKNRRILGMIIGESIVLTFLAAVVGTIVGVVGVEALLYFSGTSMTATFTLAILLRAFGVALLVGVIGGLYPAYRATKLAPTEALRYE, from the coding sequence ATGTCATTTTTATCGCTGGTGGTGAAAAATCCATTCAGAAACAAAACAAGGACTTCCCTTGCAATCGTTGGGATTGCAATAGGAATAACTATCATAGTGGCAATGGGTATGATTACAAGTGGTCTTCAATCTAGTACCCAAAGCACACTGAAGGCGGGTGCAGCCGAAATTACGGTGACAAACGCGAGTTCAAACTCATTTGGTTCAAGTGGAGGTACACTAGCCCAAAGCTGGGTAACCAAGGTGGAAAATATAAGCGGAGTTAAAACTGCTGCAGGATTTTTAAGTGTAAGTAACTCTAGTTCCAGCAATACATCTGGAAGTTCTACAAGTTCCTCCAGTGGATCAAGCCCAGGTGGATCAAGTATGGGTGGTTTGACCATAATTGGTATTGACAGCACCCAGTTAAGTCTTGCAGGAGTTAGTAGTACTGATGTTAACGGAAGTTTGTTCAGCAACGGAAGTACAAGTGAAGTTATAATTGGTAAAAATTCAGCTCAATCTCTTAACAAAACTATTGGAGATACAATAAATCTCTACGGTAAAGATTTCACGATCACAGGAATTTATCAAACTGGAAACATTATGCAAGATCAAAACGTATACATGTCACTTAACACCCTCCAGAACATCACAAACAACACAGGCAAAATCAGCAGCATATATGTTAAGGATGCTGACAATACAAACGATACACAGGTGAGTAACGCAATTAAAGCTGCATATCCAAATGATTTGTCCACAACAACAGCGGAAGATCAGGCCAACAAAATGAACAGTATCATGGGAACAATAGACTCAGCTTCATGGGCAATTTCACTCCTGGCAATATTCATTGGAGGAATTGGAGTTATAAACACCATGATAATGTCCGTGTTTGAGAGAACAAGAGAAATAGGAGTTCTTAAAGCTGTCGGATGGAAAAACAGAAGAATTTTAGGAATGATAATCGGTGAATCCATCGTACTCACATTCTTAGCTGCAGTTGTAGGTACAATTGTAGGTGTGGTGGGAGTTGAAGCTCTACTGTACTTCTCAGGCACTTCAATGACAGCGACGTTTACATTGGCTATATTATTAAGAGCTTTCGGAGTGGCTTTATTGGTAGGAGTAATTGGTGGGCTTTACCCTGCTTACAGGGCTACAAAACTAGCACCAACGGAGGCACTGAGATATGAATAA
- a CDS encoding ABC transporter ATP-binding protein — protein MNNHNISKKNENIIEIKNLKKSYDKGKIKALNGINLEVKDGEFISIMGRSGSGKSTLLNMLGALDTADEGSIEVAGIDLMKTKKLDEFRSKKIGFIFQFHNLIPNLTVVENVEIPLYETKTSNKDMRARALELLDDVNLSHRVDQRPNTLSGGERQRVAIARALVNHPSIILADEPTGSLDSKTGDVILNLLNDIQKKENVTLIMVTHEPEVAKRAERIVTVLDGKLSENC, from the coding sequence ATGAATAACCACAATATTTCCAAAAAAAATGAAAATATAATTGAAATTAAAAACCTTAAAAAAAGTTACGACAAAGGAAAGATAAAAGCCTTAAACGGTATTAACCTTGAAGTAAAAGATGGAGAGTTTATATCCATAATGGGACGTTCTGGCTCTGGAAAATCAACCCTCCTTAACATGCTCGGAGCACTGGATACTGCAGATGAAGGTTCAATTGAGGTGGCAGGCATAGATCTTATGAAGACAAAAAAACTCGATGAATTCCGATCAAAGAAGATCGGATTCATCTTCCAATTCCACAATCTGATCCCCAACCTGACTGTAGTTGAAAATGTGGAAATTCCTTTGTATGAAACTAAAACATCAAATAAGGATATGAGAGCAAGGGCACTTGAGCTTCTAGACGATGTTAACCTGAGTCACAGGGTAGACCAAAGACCTAACACACTTTCTGGTGGAGAAAGGCAAAGAGTAGCCATAGCAAGGGCTTTGGTTAATCATCCATCCATTATTTTAGCTGATGAACCTACAGGATCTCTGGATTCCAAGACAGGTGATGTGATACTGAACCTCTTGAATGATATCCAAAAAAAGGAAAACGTAACTTTAATAATGGTAACACACGAACCAGAGGTGGCAAAAAGAGCTGAAAGAATTGTAACCGTACTCGATGGAAAATTATCCGAAAATTGCTGA
- a CDS encoding DUF3892 domain-containing protein, which produces MKWADYGISAVKYNSTDTHIEKVRVHLDNGDTLEPASEWLRTDVISALEKGKTFVTIIEDAGKWAKGQKVHIIPVDNAEYIRTDTNNTASNNLDKLPKF; this is translated from the coding sequence ATGAAATGGGCAGATTACGGTATTTCTGCAGTTAAATACAACAGTACAGATACCCATATTGAAAAAGTTAGAGTCCATCTAGACAATGGAGATACCCTGGAACCTGCAAGTGAATGGTTAAGAACGGATGTAATTTCCGCATTAGAAAAAGGTAAAACATTCGTTACAATCATAGAAGATGCAGGCAAATGGGCAAAAGGCCAAAAGGTTCATATAATCCCTGTGGACAACGCAGAATACATCCGCACAGATACAAATAACACAGCATCAAATAATCTAGATAAATTACCTAAATTTTAA
- a CDS encoding DUF3892 domain-containing protein: MSKWADYCISAVRYNNTGNHIEKVQVCEDYGKTLGNFEEWLRSNVISSLDNNKTFVTILMNEGGSCSRGVDVHGVNVNGKKYIRTDEDQTTQDNLGDLPRF; encoded by the coding sequence GTGAGTAAATGGGCTGATTATTGTATTTCTGCAGTTAGATATAACAATACAGGAAATCACATTGAAAAAGTTCAGGTCTGTGAAGACTATGGTAAAACATTAGGAAATTTTGAAGAATGGCTACGAAGTAATGTTATTTCATCATTAGACAATAATAAAACATTTGTAACAATCTTAATGAATGAAGGGGGGTCTTGTAGTAGAGGTGTAGATGTTCATGGAGTCAACGTAAATGGGAAGAAGTATATTAGAACTGATGAAGACCAGACAACTCAAGATAATTTAGGAGATCTTCCTAGGTTTTAA
- a CDS encoding MFS transporter produces the protein MENKLWSRNFLFILLLTFFMYIGYSVLVVTLPLYVKNIGGNSTEMGLIVSLFAVAALISRPVAGHLLDNYGRERVYILGLISITIVTAFFCLPLAIILLLVVRFGHGFVWGITSTANSALTVDVVPKELLVYGWRYFVFAQSMTMAAGPIIGSFVMLKFGFTPTALLVTFLMVICIVMAKLIKYPKFEKPQAVIEKKFNLKDMFEKNALFPSLLATLLMMTLGFVMAFVVVYGQQIGVNGSLFFVGLTLMILLSNPIVNKLNNKYGDKSVLIISPLCVIMALIIMSLANGLIPLIIASLFYGFGYGVIGPILQTWAVNASPEERVGAANGTYLASLDVGIALGSLIFGTISGYIGLAKTFSISSICMVTFLVLYILNLHRKRNKISVNG, from the coding sequence GTGGAAAATAAATTGTGGTCAAGAAATTTTCTTTTCATATTATTATTAACTTTTTTTATGTATATTGGGTATAGTGTCCTTGTGGTCACGCTACCGCTTTATGTAAAAAATATTGGGGGAAATTCGACTGAAATGGGGCTGATAGTTAGTTTGTTTGCTGTAGCCGCTTTAATATCAAGACCTGTAGCTGGTCATTTACTTGATAACTATGGAAGAGAACGAGTTTATATATTAGGTCTGATTTCAATAACCATTGTTACAGCATTCTTCTGTTTACCTTTGGCTATTATTCTATTATTGGTTGTTCGTTTTGGTCATGGTTTCGTTTGGGGTATCACTTCAACTGCAAACTCTGCATTAACAGTTGATGTAGTTCCTAAAGAATTGTTAGTGTATGGTTGGAGATACTTTGTTTTTGCCCAAAGCATGACAATGGCAGCGGGTCCTATCATAGGGTCTTTTGTCATGTTAAAGTTTGGTTTTACTCCAACAGCCCTATTAGTTACATTTTTAATGGTAATTTGTATTGTAATGGCAAAATTAATAAAATATCCTAAATTTGAAAAACCTCAAGCAGTAATCGAAAAAAAATTTAACTTAAAAGATATGTTTGAAAAAAATGCTTTATTTCCATCATTATTAGCTACCTTACTGATGATGACGTTAGGTTTTGTCATGGCATTTGTAGTTGTGTATGGACAACAAATTGGGGTAAATGGTAGCTTATTCTTCGTTGGACTGACTTTAATGATTTTGTTGAGTAATCCTATTGTAAATAAACTTAACAACAAATATGGAGATAAATCAGTTTTAATCATAAGCCCCCTTTGTGTCATCATGGCATTAATTATAATGTCCCTTGCAAACGGACTTATACCCTTAATAATTGCTTCATTGTTTTATGGTTTTGGTTATGGAGTTATTGGTCCGATTTTGCAAACATGGGCAGTGAATGCTTCACCAGAAGAGCGTGTTGGTGCTGCAAACGGAACATATCTAGCATCACTGGATGTTGGAATTGCCCTTGGTTCTTTAATATTTGGTACAATCTCAGGTTACATTGGATTAGCAAAGACTTTCAGCATTTCTTCAATATGCATGGTAACATTCTTAGTATTATACATATTAAACTTGCATAGAAAAAGAAATAAAATTTCAGTTAATGGATAG
- a CDS encoding MarR family winged helix-turn-helix transcriptional regulator — translation MDQTSLADLFSLTTEIRRKNALIMSLKLKKFDITHEQWFVLRTITNTDFSTQKVIADLTNKGKSTLTRILDQLEQKNLIERHVNDEDRRSIVLVETNKGKTIVQQILPVEEEIRTRIRNGISEDEIIHLNNMFKKFLDNIEEIIREET, via the coding sequence ATGGATCAAACGAGCTTAGCAGATTTATTTTCGTTAACTACGGAGATAAGAAGAAAAAATGCTTTAATTATGTCTTTAAAACTTAAAAAATTTGATATAACTCATGAACAGTGGTTTGTTTTAAGAACTATCACAAATACTGATTTTTCAACTCAAAAAGTAATTGCAGACCTAACCAACAAAGGTAAATCAACTTTAACAAGGATTTTAGATCAATTAGAACAAAAAAACTTGATAGAAAGACATGTAAATGATGAAGACAGGCGTTCAATAGTTTTAGTTGAGACTAATAAAGGTAAAACAATTGTCCAGCAAATTCTTCCCGTAGAAGAGGAAATTCGAACTAGGATAAGGAATGGAATCTCAGAAGATGAGATCATACATCTTAACAACATGTTTAAAAAGTTTCTCGATAATATTGAAGAAATAATCAGAGAGGAGACCTAA
- a CDS encoding response regulator, with amino-acid sequence MIVEDEMISAMSTKQGLINLDYNVIGIANTGKKAIKSANELKPDLIMMDITLKGEMDGIETAKQINKNLDIPIIYMTGYSGDDG; translated from the coding sequence TTGATAGTTGAAGATGAGATGATCTCAGCAATGAGTACTAAACAGGGTTTGATAAATCTGGATTATAACGTTATAGGTATAGCAAATACTGGTAAAAAAGCAATTAAGTCCGCTAATGAACTGAAACCTGATCTAATCATGATGGACATAACCCTAAAAGGAGAAATGGACGGTATAGAAACTGCAAAACAAATAAATAAAAATTTAGATATTCCAATCATTTATATGACAGGATATTCAGGCGATGATGGTTAA
- a CDS encoding PRC-barrel domain-containing protein, with translation MKISDELIGKDVIDKSGDQVGLVKDVEWDFEANAVKSIILKEAGISAKIGLGNKKIVPYEMIDVIGDKVLIKG, from the coding sequence ATGAAAATATCAGATGAATTGATTGGTAAAGATGTTATAGACAAATCTGGAGACCAAGTGGGGTTAGTGAAAGATGTAGAATGGGATTTTGAAGCCAATGCAGTAAAATCTATTATTTTAAAAGAAGCGGGGATATCAGCAAAAATTGGTTTGGGCAATAAAAAAATAGTGCCTTATGAAATGATTGATGTTATTGGTGATAAAGTTCTAATTAAAGGCTGA
- a CDS encoding Hsp20/alpha crystallin family protein has product MIDKKEMKQKMDDVKSSASEKKEDVNDRINEIKEDTNDKTDDIQEEVGKRRAHAEKLVNDIKNTIKVKQVEVGKTLSDYTTSPQKPPADIIETNDNIIIKINLPGVAKEDIDIGITDESIDILAKFEDEIEGEDINYIQKERSYGETKRTLKLSSEIKVKEASAKFKNSVLTIKLPRIKKEIHKLDIN; this is encoded by the coding sequence ATGATAGATAAAAAAGAAATGAAACAGAAAATGGATGATGTAAAATCAAGTGCTTCTGAAAAAAAAGAGGATGTTAATGATAGAATAAACGAAATAAAAGAAGATACCAATGATAAAACGGATGATATCCAAGAAGAAGTTGGAAAAAGGAGAGCACATGCAGAAAAATTGGTGAATGATATAAAGAACACTATTAAAGTCAAGCAAGTAGAAGTTGGAAAAACTCTATCCGATTACACAACATCCCCCCAAAAACCACCAGCAGACATTATTGAAACCAATGATAACATAATAATAAAAATAAACCTTCCAGGTGTGGCAAAAGAAGACATTGACATTGGAATTACAGATGAAAGTATAGATATTCTAGCAAAGTTTGAAGATGAAATTGAAGGTGAAGACATTAATTACATCCAAAAAGAGAGGAGTTATGGTGAAACAAAGAGAACACTAAAACTTTCTTCAGAAATAAAAGTTAAAGAAGCATCAGCTAAATTCAAAAACTCTGTTTTAACCATTAAACTACCTAGAATAAAAAAAGAAATACATAAACTTGATATTAATTAA
- a CDS encoding tetratricopeptide repeat protein gives MGFFGRVKNCYKEDKLLKQGKYLEAIEAYDKALEAKHYSDAGYDMMIWYNKGMAFGNLGQNQEALKCHDKALRADPKFVRALYGKSVELTELKRYDEAIQYCDKILKLNPKKVKMLIGIGSIMCKAGEYQEAIECFDKALELNPRNTELLTIKGSSLEKLGKHQEAKECYQDALKYCDKSLKKDPNNSILMGYKSLILEKLGENQESIKCCDKILETNPEFPLVWYIKGLNLEKLEKSQEAIECYDKVLEIKPDYPEAKENKEIILAELAKQHR, from the coding sequence ATGGGATTTTTTGGTAGAGTAAAGAATTGTTATAAAGAAGATAAACTGTTAAAACAAGGAAAATATCTGGAAGCAATAGAAGCTTATGATAAAGCTTTAGAAGCAAAACATTACAGTGATGCAGGGTACGATATGATGATTTGGTACAATAAGGGAATGGCCTTCGGAAATCTTGGGCAAAATCAAGAGGCATTAAAATGTCATGATAAAGCATTAAGAGCAGACCCCAAATTTGTTAGAGCGTTGTATGGTAAAAGTGTAGAACTTACCGAGCTTAAAAGATATGATGAAGCAATCCAATATTGTGATAAAATCTTGAAATTAAACCCAAAAAAAGTCAAGATGTTAATTGGTATAGGTTCAATTATGTGTAAAGCGGGGGAATATCAAGAAGCAATTGAATGCTTTGATAAAGCTTTGGAATTAAATCCAAGAAATACAGAACTATTAACTATTAAAGGTTCTAGTCTAGAAAAACTTGGAAAACATCAGGAAGCAAAGGAATGTTATCAAGATGCATTGAAATATTGCGATAAATCCCTAAAAAAAGACCCAAACAATTCAATTTTAATGGGTTATAAAAGTTTAATTCTAGAGAAACTTGGAGAAAATCAAGAATCAATTAAATGTTGTGATAAAATCTTAGAAACTAATCCAGAATTTCCATTAGTATGGTATATTAAAGGTTTAAATCTGGAAAAACTTGAAAAAAGTCAAGAAGCTATTGAATGCTATGATAAAGTTTTAGAGATAAAACCTGATTATCCTGAAGCAAAAGAAAATAAAGAAATTATTCTTGCAGAACTTGCAAAACAACATAGATAA
- a CDS encoding response regulator, which produces MDGIETAKQINKNLDIPIIYMTGYSSDDVLNHMTKTKTYGHLLKPFEKEELNTAIKTAISKHKTVN; this is translated from the coding sequence ATGGACGGTATAGAAACTGCAAAACAAATAAATAAAAATTTAGATATTCCAATCATTTATATGACAGGATATTCCAGCGATGATGTGTTAAATCATATGACAAAGACTAAAACCTATGGTCACTTACTCAAACCTTTCGAAAAAGAAGAATTGAATACTGCTATCAAAACAGCTATTTCCAAACATAAAACTGTCAATTAA